A section of the Oryza sativa Japonica Group chromosome 1, ASM3414082v1 genome encodes:
- the LOC4325622 gene encoding homeobox-leucine zipper protein ROC9 has translation MGTNRPRPRTKDFFAAPALSLTLAGVFGRKNGPAASGGDGVEEGDEEVQAAGEAAVEISSENAGPGCRQSQSGGGSGEDGGHDDDDGEGSNKKRRRKNYHRHTAEQIRIMEALFKESPHPDERQRQQVSKQLGLSARQVKFWFQNRRTQIKAVQERHENSLLKSELEKLQDEHRAMRELAKKPSRCLNCGVVATSSDAAAAATAADTREQRLRLEKAKLKAEIERLRGTPGKSAADGIASPPCSASAGAMQTNSRSPPLHDHDGGFLRHDDDKPRILELATRALDELVGMCSSGEPVWVRGVETGRDILNYDEYVRLFRRDHGGSGDQMAGWTVEASRECGLVYLDTMHLVHTFMDVDKWKDLFPTMISKAATLEMISNREDDGRDGVLQLMYAELQTLTPMVPTRELYFARYCKKLAAERWAIVDVSFDESETGVHASSAVRCWKNPSGCLIEEQNNGRCKMTWVEHTRCRRCTVAPLYRAVTASGVAFGARRWVAALQLQCERMVFAVATNVPTRDSTGVSTLAGRRSVLKLAHRMTSSLCRTTGGSCDMAWRRAPKGGSGGGGDDDIWLTSRENAGDDPGEPQGLIACAAASTWLPVNPTALLDLLRDESRRPEWDVMLPGKSVQSRVNLAKGKDRTNCVTAYAARPEEEEERGGKWVLQDVCTNPCESTIAYAAIDAAALQPVIAGHDSSGVHLLPCGFISVMPDGLESKPAVITASRRGGEASGAGSLVTVAFQVPASPSAAAATLSPDSVEAVTVLVSSTLRNIRKALGCDSCEEEF, from the exons atggggaCCAACCGGCCGCGGCCACGAACCAAGGACTTCTTCGCAGCTCCGGCGCTCTCCCTCACACTg GCAGGCGTGTTCGGCCGGAAAAATGGACCTGCGGCGTCGGGTGGAGACGGGGTGGAGGAAGGCGACGAGGAGGTGCAGGCtgcaggcgaggcggcggtggagatcaGCAGCGAGAACGCGGGGCCGGGGTGTAGACAGTCCCAGTCCGGCGGTGGCTCCGGGGAAGACGGCGgccatgacgacgacgacggagaggGTAGTAataagaagaggaggaggaagaactaCCACAGGCACACCGCCGAACAAATCAGGATCATGGAAGC GCTATTCAAAGAGTCCCCACATCCGGATGAGAGGCAGCGGCAGCAGGTCAGTAAGCAGCTCGGCCTCTCTGCACGCCAGGTCAAGTTCTGGTTTCAGAACCGACGAACTCAGATCAAG GCGGTTCAGGAGCGACACGAGAACTCGCTGCTCAAGTCCGAGCTGGAGAAGCTCCAGGACGAGCACCGCGCGATGAGAGAGCTCGCCAAGAAGCCATCTCGCTGCCTAAACTGCGGCGTCGTGGCAACCtccagcgacgccgccgccgccgccacggcggcggacaCCCGTGAACAGCGGCTGCGACTCGAGAAAGCCAAGCTCAAAGCTGAG ATAGAGAGGCTGCGAGGGACGCCAGGAAAGTCCGCCGCCGATGGaatcgcctcgccgccgtgctccgcgTCCGCGGGCGCCATGCAGACGAACAGCAGGAGCCCGCCGTTGcacgaccacgacggcggcttcttacgccacgacgacgacaagCCGAGGATCTTGGAGCTGGCCACCCGTGCGCTGGACGAGCTGGTTGGGATGTGCTCCTCCGGCGAGCCTGTGTGGGTGCGGGGCGTCGAGACCGGCAGGGACATTCTGAACTACGACGAGTACGTGCGCTTGTTCCGCCGCGACCACGGTGGTTCCGGCGATCAGATGGCCGGCTGGACGGTTGAGGCTTCCAGGGAATGTGGACTAGTTTACCTTGACACGATGCATCTTGTGCACACTTTCATGGACGTG gACAAGTGGAAGGACCTATTCCCTACCATGATCTCAAAGGCAGCGACGCTGGAAATGATCAGCAACCGCGAAGACGATGGCCGAGACGGCGTCCTGCAACTG ATGTATGCAGAGCTTCAGACACTGACACCAATGGTGCCCACGAGGGAGTTATACTTCGCCCGCTACTGCAAGAAGCTGGCCGCGGAGAGATGGGCGATCGTCGACGTGTCCTTCGACGAGTCTGAGACTGGCGTCCACGCGTCGTCGGCGGTCAGGTGCTGGAAGAACCCATCCGGCTGCCTCATCGAAGAGCAGAACAACGGCCGGTGCAAG ATGACCTGGGTGGAGCACACCAGATGCCGCCGGTGCACGGTCGCGCCGTTGTACCGGGCGGTCACCGCGAGCGGCGTGGCGTTCGGCGCGAGACGCTGGGTGGCCGCGCTCCAGCTCCAGTGCGAGAGGATGGTCTTCGCCGTGGCGACCAACGTTCCAACGAGGGACTCGACCG GGGTCTCCACGCTCGCGGGCAGGAGGAGCGTTCTGAAACTGGCGCACCGGATGACGTCGAGCCTCTGCCGCACCACCGGTGGATCGTGTGACATGGCGTGGCGCAGGGCGCCgaaaggaggcagcggcggcggtggcgacgacgacatcTGGCTGACGTCCCGGGAGAACGCCGGCGACGACCCTGGCGAGCCGCAGGGGCTGATCGCGTGCGCCGCGGCGTCGACGTGGCTGCCGGTGAATCCGACGGCTCTCCTCGACTTACTGAGGGATGAATCACGGCGACCAGAG TGGGACGTGATGCTACCCGGAAAATCTGTTCAGAGCCGCGTGAATCTTGCAAAGGGGAAGGACCGTACCAACTGCGTCACCGCCTAC GCCGCTCGaccggaagaagaagaagagagaggcgGCAAGTGGGTCCTCCAGGACGTCTGCACCAACCCCTGCGAGTCGACGATCGCGTACGCGGcgatcgacgccgccgcgctgcaGCCGGTCATCGCCGGGCACGACTCGAGCGGCGTGCACCTCCTGCCGTGCGGATTCATCTCGGTGATGCCGGACGGGCTCGAGTCCAAGCCGGCGGTGATCACGGCGtcgaggaggggaggcgaggcttCGGGGGCCGGATCGCTGGTTACCGTGGCGTTCCAGGTCCCGGCCagcccgtcggcggcggcggccacgctcTCGCCGGACTCGGTGGAGGCCGTGACGGTCCTGGTCTCCTCCACTCTGCGTAACATCAGGAAAGCCTTGGGGTGCGACTCGTGCGAGGAGGAATTCTAG